In the genome of Cytophagia bacterium CHB2, the window ATCAAACTTGCAGGAGGAAATTGATCATGAAACTCAATGCCAACATTCCTGCCGGGCCGCTGGCGGAAAAGTGGGACAGGCATAAATTCGAAATGAAGTTGATCAACCCGGCCAACAAGCGCAAATTTGACGTGATCATCGTCGGCTCCGGGCTGGCGGGCGCGTCGGCCGCTGCTTCAATGGCGGAGCTGGGTTATAATGTAAGCTGCTTCTGTTTTCAAGACAGCCCGCGGCGCGCGCACAGCATTGCGGCGCAAGGCGGCATCAACGCCGCAAAGAATTATCAAAACGACGGTGACAGTGTTTTTCGTTTGTTCTATGACACGATCAAGGGCGGCGATTTCCGCGCCCGGGAAGCAAATGTTTATCGTCTCGCGCAATTAAGTACGAATATCATCGATCAGTGTGTGGCGCAAGGCGTGCCGTTCGCGCGGGAGTACGGCGGCTTGCTGGACAATCGTTCCTTCGGCGGCGCGCAGGTGTCACGCACGTTTTATGCGCGCGGCCAAACCGGGCAACAACTGTTGTTGGGCGCGTATTCGGCGTTGAGCCGCCAAATTGGTTTGGGCAAGGTGAAGATGTTCACGCGCACGGAGATGCTCGATCTGGTGCTGATCGACGGTCAGGCGCGCGGCATTATCACCCGCAATTTAGTGAATGGTAAAATCGAACGGCACGTGGCGGATGCGGTGGTACTCGCAACCGGAGGATATAGCAACGTCTTCTACCTCTCGACCAACGCCATGGGCTGCAACACCACCGCGATTTGGCGCGCGTACAAACGCGGCGCCGCGTTCGCGAATCCCTGCTACACCCAGATTCATCCCACCTGCATTCCGGTGAGCGGCGATTATCAATCCAAACTGACGCTCATGTCGGAGTCCTTGCGCAACGACGGTCGCATTTGGGTGCCGAAGAAAAAGGGCGATACGCGCGCGCCGCAAGACATTCCCGAAAGCGAGCGCGATTATTATCTCGAACGCAAGTACCCCAGTTTCGGCAATCTTGCGCCGCGGGATATTGCCTCGCGCGCGGCCAAGGAAGTCTGCGACGAGGGCCGCGGCATCGGCGACACCAAGCGCGGTGTGTATCTCGATTTCTCGGATGCCATTCGCCGTCTCGGTGAGAACGTCATTCGCGAGCGTTACGGCAATCTCTTCGACATGTATGAGGAGATCACCGACGAGAATCCCTACAAAGTGCCGATGCGCATTTATCCCGCCCCACATTACACCATGGGCGGGTTATGGGTCGATTACAATTTGATGAGCAACATTCCCGGTTTGTTTGTGCTGGGCGAGGCGAACTTCTCGGATCACGGCGCAAACCGTTTGGGCGCAAGCGCATTGATGCAAGGCCTGGCGGACGGCTATTTTATTATTCCCTATACCATCGGGCATTATTTAGCCTCGGCGAAACCGAAGAAGATCACCTCCACCGATCATGAGGCCTTCAAGCAGGCGGAGAGCGAAGTCACCGATCGCATCAAGCGATTGTTGTCCATCAAAGGTAAACGCACAGTGGATTCCTTCCATCGCGAGCTGGGCACGATGATGTGGGAACGCTGCGGCATGGCGCGCAACGAAGCGGGCCTGCAGAAGAATCTCACGGAAATTCCCGCCTTGCGCGCTGCATATTGGCAAAATGTCAACGTGCTGGGCAATAATGAAGAATTCAATATGGCATTGGAAAAGGCTTTACGCGTGGCAGATTTCTTCGAATTTGCCGAGTTGATGTGCCGCGACGCCCTGGATCGCAAGGAATCCTGCGGCGGCCATTTTCGTGAAGAATATCAAACCAGCGAAGGCGAGGCCAAACGCGACGACGCGAACTACTGTTATGTGAGCGCCTGGGAATATCAAGGCGAGGGCAAAGCGCCAATCATGCACAAAGAACCGTTGACCTTTGAAAACGTCCAGCTAGCGGAGAGGAGCTACAAATGAAAGTGACATTGCACGTTTGGCGGCAACCGAATGCTCAAGTTTCCGGAAAAATGACCGTTTACGAAACGCCGGAAATCAGTCCCGACATGTCCTTTCTCGAGATGCTGGATGTCGTCAACCAAGATTTGAACATGAAGGGCGTGGATCCCATTGCGTTCGATCACGATTGCCGTGAAGGCATTTGCGGCGCGTGTTCATTGATGATCAACGGCATTGCGCACGGACCCGGCGGCGGCAAAACGACCTGCCAACTCTACATGCGCCAGTTCAAGAATGGCGATCATATTTATGTTGAACCCTGGCGCGCCAAACCGTTTCCGGTGCTCAAGGATTTGGTGGTGGATCGCAGCGCTTTTGACCGCATCATGGCGGCCGGCGGCTTCATCTCCGTCAATACCGGCGGCGCGCCCGATGCCAATGCGCTGCCGATTCCGAAGGATGCGGCAGAAACAGCGATGGACGCAGCGGCGTGCATCGGCTGCGGCGCATGTGTGGCTTCCTGCAAGAATGCCTCGGCCATGCTTTTCGTGGCGGCCAAGGTTTCGCACCTCGCGCATCTGCCGCAAGGACAGCCCGAGCGCGCGCGCCGCGTGCGCAATATGGTTCTGCAAATGGACAAGGAAGGCTTCGGCAACTGCACAAATCAATACGAATGCGAGGCCGTGTGCCCGAAGGAAATCAGCGTGAATTTCATTGCGAAGATGAATCGGGAATTTACGCGGGCGAGTTTGGGTGGATGATGTAAAAGTGAGATTTGAAAGCCTGGCTCAGGTGGAAGACTTGAGCTAGGCTGTTAATTCTGCATCAAAGCACTCATCGCGATCTGTATTGCATTTGAATCAGCGTACCATGATGAAAAAATCGAAACTCAAGACTTCCAATTCTTCCAAGGAATGGCGCGCATTTGAAAAGCTTGTTGCGAGAATCGAAAAAACATTAGTTCCTCGTGGAGCTTTAGTTAAATCACCAGATCGTGTCCTCGACAAGATCACCAACCGGATGAGAGAAGTTGACGCTTCTATTCGGTATCAAATTGGCACGACTCCAATTTTGATCACAATCGAATGTCGTAAACGGCGTAGAGTTTCCGATGATACCTGGATAGAGCAGTTAGCGAAGAAGAGAGAAAAATTAGGCGCAGCAACAACAGTAGCCGTGTCTTCAACAAGCTTCTCAGAATCCGCGATAAAAACCGCCCGAATCTCAAATATTGAACTACGAAGAATTGAGGAGATTGGTGCAGATGAAATCTTGGGATGGCTAAAGATAAGTGTTTATCAACACTTCCTTGTCAAAAGTATCCTACAGAATTTCGAGATTCAAGTCTATGGAGGCGGCAATGCTGAAAAGGAAGGGCAAGCGATACCACTAATCCCAGAGGCTGCTCAAAGTCTAGAGGCTGATATTTTTCATTCACCACTATTCACTCTTAAATCGGGTCCTAGCATAACCCTTAATTGGTTATACCAATACTTTAAAATAAATTATCCAACTTTCCACAATGATATTCCCTTCGACGGGACAAAGGTGCGTAAAAGGATTAGATTGGATTTTCCTGCCGGTTTAATCCATGTTTCAACGATAAAGGGCCTCCGCGCTATTAGTGCTCTGTTACTTGAACTTGACGTTTATTTTGAAAAGTTCGAACCGTCAATTAATAATGTGAAGGCTTTTGTATACTCCGATCAGGAACAGGCATTAGTCCGTGGCGCTGAATACTCAATGGACTTGCTTGGAAACTCAATAGTTCTCTCTCTACAAAAGGATTTGCACTCGCCGAAGCTTCATTTCACTATTTCGGAGATCAATGAGAAAAAAGACCAAGCCCCCATTTATCTCATTGTGGGGAAGCAGATATGATATCAATACTCACCAAAAAGAAACTCATCTATCAAAAAGACCTCGAAGACACAACCGTTCTCGCCAACGACCATCCCGATCCCGACTTGTTTTATTCACTCGAAGAAATCGCCGATTCTATAGAGGGTTTGATTGGCACTGATACACCCAGAGGCAAGAATAGGAAAATTTTGAACGACAGCGCCAAAGAGTCTTGGTTCATTTATGAAGTGGCACGACGATTGGGTTATCACTTTTCACCAATTGCCGACATCTTTCCCGCTATCCGCCATCAAGCATTAGAGATCAAGCATCACACAGGCAGGAGCGTGACAGTTGATTTCGGACGTTATCATCCCGGCTCTGATGAAGTCATCAACGAAACATGGAACCGCAAGCTGCAACTCAAAGTCAATCAGATTCGTTATCTCATTGCGCTGGCACCCCCGCCGAAGTTTAAGGTGAGGACATTGATTTTGCTTACTGGCGCACAAATCGTGAATGTGTTCGGTGTCTCACCGAAAGCGACGATTAAATATCAAATGGGAATTTCAGAAAAGTGGCGAACAGAGCATCATGGAAGGATGATGGTGGGCGAAAAACTTTGGCTATAGATCAACGCAGAGCCCCCATGATTTTCACACCGACCTTTCCCTTGCATCTTTGCGGCGTTTTTATTAACATGCGCGTCATATTTAACCGGCTGACATTTTTCAGGCATTGAAACACATCATCAAGAATCAGGACGAGACCGCAAATCCGGACGCACGAACCAACAGTAATGCCCGCGGCGACTTTGAGAAGGAGAATTGTGGTGCAACATTTAGCCAAAACCGATCCTGAAATTCATCGTGCGATTCTCGATGAAATCAATCGCCAGCATGAAACGCTGGAGTTGATCGCTTCCGAGAACCATTGCAGCCTGGCCGTGCTGGAAGCGCTGGGCCAGCCCATGACGAACAAATATGCCGAAGGCTATCCCGGCAAACGCTATTACGGCGGCTGCGAATTTGTGGACAATGCCGAAGAACTCGCGCGCGAGCGCGCCTGCCGGCTGTTCGGCGCGGATCATGCCAATGTGCAACCGCATTCCGGCAGCCAGGCCAACCTGGCATCCTATTTCACGTTTCTCAAGCCGGGCGACACGATTCTGGGCATGAATCTCGCGCACGGCGGCCATCTCACGCACGGCAGTCCGGTGAACTTCTCCGGCAAAATTTTTAACGTCGTCTTTTATGGCGTCGATGCGAAAACGGAACGCGTCGACATGAATCAAGTGCGCGATCTTGCCCAAAAGCACAAGCCCAAAATGATCATCGTGGGTGCGAGCGCGTACTCGCGCCAATTTGAGTATGACGTCTTTCGCGAAATCGCGGACGAAGTCAATGCCAAGGTGGTCGCCGATATTGCCCATCCCGCCGGCCTGATCGCCGCCAAGCTGCTCGACAACCCGTTGCCGCATTGCCACGCCGTCACCACCACCACGCACAAAACTTTGCGCGGCCCGCGCGGCGGCATGATTCTGGTCGGCAACGACGAAGAAAACGACATGGGCTTAACCACGCCCAAAGGCCGCAAAAAGAAATGGTCGGAGTTGATCGACTCTGCCGTGTTTCCCGGTTTTCAAGGCGGCCCGCTCATGCACGTGATTGCGGCCAAAGCCGTGGCATTCAAAGAAGCCTTGCAAATCGACTTCATTGAGTATTCCCGCCAGGTGATTCATAACGCGCAAGCGATGTCCAAAAAATTGATGGATCTGGGTTATGACATCGTCTCGGGCGGCACGGACAATCATCTGCTCTTGGTCGATTTGCGCAATCGTGATCTCACCGGCAAGGATGCCGAAGCGGCTCTGGAAAAGGCCGGCATCACCGTCAACAAGAACATGGTGCCGAACGATCATCAGCCGCCCACGGTCACCAGCGGCATTCGCATCGGCACGCCCGCATTGACGACGCGCGGCATGAAAGAAAATGAAATGCGCGAAGTCGCTTTCTTGATCGACAAAGTGCTTTCGGATATTCGTAATGAAACCGCCCGGGCGCGCGTGCGGGAGCAAGTTCTCGATTTAAGCCAGCGGTTTCCGCTATACGCGGAGTTAACTTCGAGCGAATAGGTTGAGCCTATGCGTTGTCCCTACTGCAATCATGAGGACAGTCGCGTCATCGATTCACGTACGAGCAACGAAGGGCGGGTCGTCAGGCGGCGGCGGGAATGTCTCTCGTGTCAAAAACGCTATACGACGAAAGAGTACATTGAAGAAACGCCGTTGATCGTCGTCAAAGGCGATGGTCGGCGTGAAACCTTCAATCGCGAAAAAATCATGCATGGCCTGCAAATCGCGTGCAGCAAGCGCCCGGTTTCGATGGAGACCATTAACAATTGCGTCGATGAAATCGAGTCGCGTTTGCGCGACGGCAATCACGAAGAAATCAGCTCGCGTCTGATCGGCCAGTTGGTGATGGAAAAGCTGCGCACGATCGATGAGGTCGCCTACGTACGTTTTGCTTCGGTTTACCGAAAATTTCAAGCGAAAGAGGAATTCCTGGAAGAGCTGAAAGGACTCGAGGCCCGCCACGAGATTTTTGCATAAAATGGATGATCAAACCAAAGACACCCCCAACCGGCGCCGGAAATCCGATGAAAAAGAAATGCCGTTTCTCGATCATCTAGAGGAATTGCGCGGCCGCATCTTCAAAGCGTTGCTGGCAATTGTTCTCTTCACCTGCCTCAGCCTTTTCTTTATTGATGAAATCTTCGCCTTCCTCGTCGCGCCTTACAACGACGCTTTGCGCCTGGCCACCGCCGGCAAGCCTGAGAGCGAAACCGCAGCCGGCTCACACCTGGTCTTTTTCACGCCCACCGGCGGATTCATGATTTACGTCAAACTTGCCGCCACGGCAGGCTTGCTGCTGAGCCTGCCCTTCATTTTGCACCAACTCTGGCGCTTCATTGCCCCGGGATTATTGGAGCGTGAAAAACGTTTTGCGCCGCTGCTCATTTTCTTCACGATTTTGTGTTTTGCCGCCGGCGCCGCATTTTGCTACTACGTTGTGTTGAAATTCGGCTTGGGATTTTTGCTCAGCTTTCAATCGGCGCAATTGATGCCGATGATCTCCATCGAAGAATATTTTGGCTTTGTGACCGCGCTGATTTTCATTTTTGGCATTCTCTTCGAAATGCCGGTATTGGCCTTCCTGCTCACCCGCCTGGGCTTGTTGACGCCGGAGTTTTTACGGCAGAAACGGCGCTACAGCATTATCGCCATTTTCATCGCCGCGGCAATCATCACCCCCTCGGTTGACGCATTCACGCAAATCCTTTTGGCCGTACCGTTGATGATGCTTTACGAAATCAGCATCTGGGTATCAAAAATTGCATTGCCGGTGGAGATGAAAAACGCCCTGAGCGAAATCGCAACCCATTGAGGCAACGCCAAATCCCGTCACGCAATACGTTTGCGTTGTGGCCTTTCAATAAAATTTTCATGCGTTCGAGCAAAGTCACGGAGTTTTCATGAGCATCAAATCCGATCGTTGGATCAGAAAAATGGCGCTGGAACAAAATATGATCGAGCCTTTCGAGGACCGGCAGGTGCGCAAGAATGTCATCTCTTACGGCCTCTCCTCCTACGGCTATGATGTACGCATCGCGGACGAATTCAAAATTTTCACGAATGTCTTCGGCGCCATGGTCGATCCGAAATCGTTTGATCCAAAATCTTTCGTGGACTATCGCGGCGAGGTGTGCGTCATCGC includes:
- the nrdR gene encoding transcriptional repressor NrdR, translating into MRCPYCNHEDSRVIDSRTSNEGRVVRRRRECLSCQKRYTTKEYIEETPLIVVKGDGRRETFNREKIMHGLQIACSKRPVSMETINNCVDEIESRLRDGNHEEISSRLIGQLVMEKLRTIDEVAYVRFASVYRKFQAKEEFLEELKGLEARHEIFA
- the tatC gene encoding twin-arginine translocase subunit TatC; translation: MDDQTKDTPNRRRKSDEKEMPFLDHLEELRGRIFKALLAIVLFTCLSLFFIDEIFAFLVAPYNDALRLATAGKPESETAAGSHLVFFTPTGGFMIYVKLAATAGLLLSLPFILHQLWRFIAPGLLEREKRFAPLLIFFTILCFAAGAAFCYYVVLKFGLGFLLSFQSAQLMPMISIEEYFGFVTALIFIFGILFEMPVLAFLLTRLGLLTPEFLRQKRRYSIIAIFIAAAIITPSVDAFTQILLAVPLMMLYEISIWVSKIALPVEMKNALSEIATH
- a CDS encoding succinate dehydrogenase/fumarate reductase iron-sulfur subunit produces the protein MKVTLHVWRQPNAQVSGKMTVYETPEISPDMSFLEMLDVVNQDLNMKGVDPIAFDHDCREGICGACSLMINGIAHGPGGGKTTCQLYMRQFKNGDHIYVEPWRAKPFPVLKDLVVDRSAFDRIMAAGGFISVNTGGAPDANALPIPKDAAETAMDAAACIGCGACVASCKNASAMLFVAAKVSHLAHLPQGQPERARRVRNMVLQMDKEGFGNCTNQYECEAVCPKEISVNFIAKMNREFTRASLGG
- a CDS encoding fumarate reductase/succinate dehydrogenase flavoprotein subunit, which encodes MKLNANIPAGPLAEKWDRHKFEMKLINPANKRKFDVIIVGSGLAGASAAASMAELGYNVSCFCFQDSPRRAHSIAAQGGINAAKNYQNDGDSVFRLFYDTIKGGDFRAREANVYRLAQLSTNIIDQCVAQGVPFAREYGGLLDNRSFGGAQVSRTFYARGQTGQQLLLGAYSALSRQIGLGKVKMFTRTEMLDLVLIDGQARGIITRNLVNGKIERHVADAVVLATGGYSNVFYLSTNAMGCNTTAIWRAYKRGAAFANPCYTQIHPTCIPVSGDYQSKLTLMSESLRNDGRIWVPKKKGDTRAPQDIPESERDYYLERKYPSFGNLAPRDIASRAAKEVCDEGRGIGDTKRGVYLDFSDAIRRLGENVIRERYGNLFDMYEEITDENPYKVPMRIYPAPHYTMGGLWVDYNLMSNIPGLFVLGEANFSDHGANRLGASALMQGLADGYFIIPYTIGHYLASAKPKKITSTDHEAFKQAESEVTDRIKRLLSIKGKRTVDSFHRELGTMMWERCGMARNEAGLQKNLTEIPALRAAYWQNVNVLGNNEEFNMALEKALRVADFFEFAELMCRDALDRKESCGGHFREEYQTSEGEAKRDDANYCYVSAWEYQGEGKAPIMHKEPLTFENVQLAERSYK
- a CDS encoding serine hydroxymethyltransferase, producing the protein MPAATLRRRIVVQHLAKTDPEIHRAILDEINRQHETLELIASENHCSLAVLEALGQPMTNKYAEGYPGKRYYGGCEFVDNAEELARERACRLFGADHANVQPHSGSQANLASYFTFLKPGDTILGMNLAHGGHLTHGSPVNFSGKIFNVVFYGVDAKTERVDMNQVRDLAQKHKPKMIIVGASAYSRQFEYDVFREIADEVNAKVVADIAHPAGLIAAKLLDNPLPHCHAVTTTTHKTLRGPRGGMILVGNDEENDMGLTTPKGRKKKWSELIDSAVFPGFQGGPLMHVIAAKAVAFKEALQIDFIEYSRQVIHNAQAMSKKLMDLGYDIVSGGTDNHLLLVDLRNRDLTGKDAEAALEKAGITVNKNMVPNDHQPPTVTSGIRIGTPALTTRGMKENEMREVAFLIDKVLSDIRNETARARVREQVLDLSQRFPLYAELTSSE